AACGCCGGAAAACTCTTCTGACAGTATCTCCCCCACCCGCTGATACTCTTGGAAGATCTCCTTCGACATAACAATCTCAACTTTTCCGTCTCGCCAGGCCTCTAGAATTTTGAAGGGTGGGCCGGTGAAGAACACCCCCGAAACCAGAACATTGGTGTCGAGCACAATTCTCACTTTTTGCTCCGCGCCCGTCGTACGGCGACTGTCACATGTGTGCGATTAAGGCCGGCTCGCCTTGCCTGGCGACGGGCTTCGGAAACTAAGTCGTCGAACTCATCCATGGACGGCGCTTCTATCGCCTTGAGGATAACAACGTCCCCTTTGCCCACGACAACGAAACGCGCACCGGGTTTGAGTCCAAGTTTCTTGCGGATGTCTTCGGGTATAACAACCTGACCTTTTGTGGTCATTTTTGTGGTGGCCGGTTCCTGCATATGACACCTCCATTGTGTTGTGATCTTACTAGTAAGATAGTAGAGGAATTTCTCAGAAGTGTCAACGAATATTCGTTTTTCTCTACGTGCCTCTAACGAGTCTGCAGGAAAAGCTGACCGAGGCGTCACGGATTGCCGCATTTGCTTCCCGGAGCCTGCATCCCATGAACAAATATGGGATGCTATGGAAGCTTCCCGACTTTTTCCTACAGACTCAACGTTCTTTTAACCTGCGAGGCGTGCTTGGCGCGGCCCCCGCCTCTCTCAACATCGCGCCACTATGATCTCACTTTGCGAAGGGCCGTGACAAGGGCCCTCGACAGGTTCAAA
The genomic region above belongs to Candidatus Eisenbacteria bacterium and contains:
- a CDS encoding AbrB/MazE/SpoVT family DNA-binding domain-containing protein; translated protein: MQEPATTKMTTKGQVVIPEDIRKKLGLKPGARFVVVGKGDVVILKAIEAPSMDEFDDLVSEARRQARRAGLNRTHVTVAVRRARSKK